One part of the Mytilus trossulus isolate FHL-02 chromosome 11, PNRI_Mtr1.1.1.hap1, whole genome shotgun sequence genome encodes these proteins:
- the LOC134690350 gene encoding uncharacterized protein LOC134690350 — protein MDKGMDKTCTTLEQDTVDRERQSIETVDNYDLKLADCFSEINPINKYNPVPDREKMPTLERKDTETKASSNTTALVISIAPEPCNSDSLTKIETTNLEIRSTTEDKNLETTDLKTRGTSEVTHEANTTSVILSAESLGHPNFLKRRHIPENVVQEHEESPINTRTAEENDESKKKPHFERRRMFNLAKHIISIVLIILDLVLDWMEYSEMNKTGNYTIAAERSVKDVEFTIECEGTGKTIQFIFLTFTIVATILSVVQILHIIYQLYNEIKGNPKDTKINLEYVETFVFLLFIEISQIMLIMGFYDVCTLDCTIDLTDLLIALNGLFSFSKISWRFFTSCKCCTVYRKNQIRRRPSPVPRPPIRTGSPLHIVRRERDCRRSCSEYIKTCLKIILLPLLVLLIPLSPCILGYLIAKNCDCDCDVCNAKVGDRNGARKKRTWEQSFKCCILRCCPDQGTEACECTCTQCISCKQSCKCCILGCVPAQFECKCGEGLRCEKKCLCCLLRCCPSYLEPPQFEFCTCRCDDFIAFAIPCKIPPTQQQVTQPSSLVVISTQPIQQQRPIIQERKQQCKNCDVKCLNFLAAIILFFLIVLLLFYLFLLLVEFQYIFYCVEDEWLMLTTQEMIVQNYLKLFS, from the exons ATGGACAAGGGGATGGATAAGACGTGCACTACGCTAGAGCAGGACACTGTTGATAGAGAAAGACAGTCGATAGAGACCGTTGACAATTATGACTTGAAATTAGCCGATTGCTTTTCTGAAATTAATccaattaataaatataatccAGTTCCAGATAGAGAAAAAATGCCAACTTTAGAGAGAAAAGATACAGAAACAAAAGCATCATCAAACACAACGGCTTTAGTGATAAGCATTGCACCAGAACCTTGCAATTCAGATTCATTGACGAAAATAGAGACAACAAATCTAGAGATAAGGAGTACAACAGAAGACAAAAATCTGGAGACAACAGATCTTAAAACAAGGGGAACATCAGAGGTGACCCACGAGGCAAACACTACATCAGTTATTTTATCAGCAGAGTCATTAGGACACCCTAATTTTCTAAAACGTAGGCATATACCAGAAAATGTAGTCCAAGAACATGAAGAATCACCGATTAATACACGAACTGCAGAAGAAAATGATGAATCGAAGAAGAAGCCTCATTTTGAAAGACGCAGGATGTTTAACCTAGCAAAACATATAATTTCTATTGTGCTTATTATCCTCGATCTGGTGTTAGATTGGATGGAATATTCTGAAATGAACAAAACAGGAAACTATACAATAGCTGCAGAACGAAGCGTAAAAGATGTAGAGTTTACTATCGAATGCGAAGGAACTggtaaaactatacaatttattttcctTACTTTTACCATAGTAGCAACAATTTTATCGGTCGTTCAGattttacatattatatacCAACTCTATAACGAAATAAAAGGTAATCCGAAAGATACAAAGATTAATCTCGAATATGTAGAAACGTTcgtgtttttacttttcattgaAATTTCCCAGATAATGTTAATCATGGgattttatgatgtttgtacATTGGACTGTACTATAGATTTAACTGACTTACTAATTGCCCTAAACGGACTATTTTCCTTTTCTAAGATATCATGGCGATTTTTCACAAGTTGCAAATGTTGTACTGTGTATCGGAAAAATCAAATTCGTCGACGCCCTAGTCCTGTACCAAGACCTCCCATTAGAACTGGAAGTCCACTACATATCGTTAGAAGAGAAAGAGATTGTCGCAGATCATGCAGTGAATACATCAAAACATGCCTAAAGATCATACTGTTACCGTTACTTGTCTTACTAATTCCATTGTCGCCCTGCATACTGGGTTACCTCATCGCCAAGAATTGTGACTGTGATTGTGATGTTTGTAATGCGAAAGTTGGTGATCGAAATGg GGCACGAAAGAAAAGAACATGGGAACAATCTTTTAAATGCTGCATTTTGAGATGTTGCCCTGACCAGGGCACAGAGGCTTgtgaatgtacatgtacacagtGTATATCTTGTAAACAGTCTTGTAAATGTTGTATATTAGGTTGTGTTCCAGCACAGTTTGAATGTAAATGTGGCGAAGGCTTGAggtgtgaaaaaaaatgtttgtgttgtttactACGTTGTTGCCCTTCATATCTCGAACCACCTCAATTCGAGTTCTGTACATGTAGATGTGATGATTTCATTGCCTTCGCAATACCCTGTAAAATCCCTCCTACGCAACAACAAGTCACTCAACCGTCATCCCTAGTTGTTATTTCAACACAGCCTATACAACAACAAAGGCCGATTATTCAAGAAAGAAAACAGCAATGCAAAAATTGCGATGTAAAATGCCTGAATTTTCTGGCTgcaattatcttattttttttgatagtgttacttttattctatttgtttttgttgttggttgaatttcaatatattttttattgcgTTGAGGACGAATGGCTGATGCTTACTACACAGGAAATGATTGTTCAAAACTATTTGAAACTATTTTCGTAA